The Oceanispirochaeta sp. genome contains the following window.
TTATATTTTCACAGGAGCCATACTATCGTTTTTCGCCATGTATCTGCTCTTTTCCATATCTCCCCGGCACAGTCAGGCAGAACTGTTCATCCTGTCGACTCTCTATTTCTGTCTGCTGAATACGGCCTACACCCTTGTGAATATTCCCTACACAGCCCTGATCCCGGAACTGACCAGAGATTATGATCAGAGGACTCTTCTGGTAGCCTACCGCATGAGTTTTGCTGTATTGGGGACATTTGTTGGTGCTGCCGCGGTAATGCCTCTGGTCAACTCCTTCCAGAATGAGCAGACCGGATGGGCGATTATGGCTTCCATCTTGGGAGGTGTAATGATGGGAACAGCTCTTATAACCGTCTGGGCTGTGAGAGAACCTCAGCACACGAAAGAAGATGTCAAAGGTCATGGCTTTCTGAAAACCTATCTTGAAGCCCTGAAACTCAGGGTTTTTCTTCTGATTCTTATTCCCTGGACACTTTTTATAACCGGAATCAGTATGATTCAGGGGGCTCTGGTTTATTATTTTAAGTATATATTTCTGAGTGAAGACAGCTTTCAACTGGCACTTGTGGCCCTGTTGTCTACCAGTCTGTTATTTATACCCATTTGGGCCTGGCTTTCACACAAGATCAGCAAGAAAACCTGTTATAATATCGGCATGCTTATCGTAACAACCGCTGTGCTTGTCTTCTCATTCAGCGGAACATACTGGCCGGTATCTGTCGCCATCCTCATCATGGGATTTGCCGGGGTCGGATTATCGACTCACTACATTATGCCTCATTCCATACTTCCCGATGTTGTGGAATATGATGCCATTGAAAACAATGGACTGCGACGGGAAGGTGTTTTCTCAGGATTGTGGACATTCAGCAGCAAACTGGGTCAGGCATTTGCTCTGGCTTTGAACGGATGGATTCTCAGCCTGTTTCATTATAAACCTGATGTCCTGCAGACACCCGAAACCCAATTGGGTATCAAACTGATTTGCGGCCCTTTCCCTGCACTTTTTATCATTATGGGAGTTCTAATTCTTGTGAAGTTCC
Protein-coding sequences here:
- a CDS encoding MFS transporter: MSKISMKLKLGFGIGDLGGNLFFTFIGFYLMYFLTDVLGLSAALAGTTLMIGKIWDAVTDPVTGFASDRTISRWGRRRPYIFTGAILSFFAMYLLFSISPRHSQAELFILSTLYFCLLNTAYTLVNIPYTALIPELTRDYDQRTLLVAYRMSFAVLGTFVGAAAVMPLVNSFQNEQTGWAIMASILGGVMMGTALITVWAVREPQHTKEDVKGHGFLKTYLEALKLRVFLLILIPWTLFITGISMIQGALVYYFKYIFLSEDSFQLALVALLSTSLLFIPIWAWLSHKISKKTCYNIGMLIVTTAVLVFSFSGTYWPVSVAILIMGFAGVGLSTHYIMPHSILPDVVEYDAIENNGLRREGVFSGLWTFSSKLGQAFALALNGWILSLFHYKPDVLQTPETQLGIKLICGPFPALFIIMGVLILVKFPITRDFYDRMIRTGSTDF